A stretch of DNA from Cygnus atratus isolate AKBS03 ecotype Queensland, Australia chromosome 6, CAtr_DNAZoo_HiC_assembly, whole genome shotgun sequence:
TGCCCTACGCGGAGGGCTGGGGCCTGCAGGGCCTGCGCAGCCCGTGGGCCACGTACCGCTTCGCGGGGCGCACCGTGCGCCTGCGGCAGGACTGGCAGCGGCTCGGCGTGGCGGCCGTGGTGTGGGACGCGGTAGGTACGGGCCGGGCGGCGCTGCTCTGCCAGAGCTGATACGCCTGGCTCTTCCCATAACCTTCTCCCCTTGTGTAAATCAGAAATGCAGTGATTCAGTGTGACTGAAACGAGCCCTGTGCTTGATTGGCCTTGTCTCCTGGCTTAGGCTGTCGTCCTGTGCACGTATTTGGAGATGGGAAGCATCGATCTCAGAGATCGGTCTGTGAttgagctgggagctgggaccGGATTGCTGGGAATAGTGGCCACGCTGCTGGGTAAGggttcatttgtttgctttaagcAATTTACAACTGTAGTAAAACTGCCACTTTTACATCTACATGCCTGGTACAGAAGTTAATACCAAAGCCACCTATGTGAACTGGGATTTATCCTACCTGAGtcatcttcctttcttgttAGACTTCAGAGCCTGTTGCATTATTTATTGTGGCGATGGTGCCACTGCAGTTTACTTTATGGTGGGACCCTTGACGCCTGTTACCATGGTAGTCAGCTCCGCAGCACTGAGTTCTGCAGCTGTCTTCCCCCAGGGAGCGAGAGCTGTACTTTCTGTCTTCCACTTGTCCTAAAATGCAGCACAGATGAAGCTACAGACAGAAATCACTCTGTGCTTGTATGAGCCTTGTTAGCCTGTCTTGCAAACAGGGAAACCAAGGTCTGAAGAAATGATTTACCTGGGATCCGTGGCTGAGGCAAGGACTGGGTACTATGTTAAATTTGTGCTAACTGTCCCAGACTATCTTTGTAATTCAAAGCTCTAGTGACTGTGGA
This window harbors:
- the METTL21A gene encoding protein N-lysine methyltransferase METTL21A isoform X2, whose product is MALVPYAEGWGLQGLRSPWATYRFAGRTVRLRQDWQRLGVAAVVWDAAVVLCTYLEMGSIDLRDRSVIELGAGTGLLGIVATLLGARVTITDREAALEFLESNVQANLPSELHPRAVVKELTWGKDLGSCTSLALTTAKGSSCFGPWM